Part of the Periplaneta americana isolate PAMFEO1 chromosome 4, P.americana_PAMFEO1_priV1, whole genome shotgun sequence genome is shown below.
atattccgaagtgacacAGTGTtataagttgtgtaatcaagatgtataacttttattaatttcactatacTATCATCTAGCGActacaaaagaagtcacgttataacccagatggaattgcatggaataacagcttgcagcagtacttccacCTAGCAGTCGTTAccagaaaattcattttcgataTTGGAGATtctagtggttgttctctttaacatgttaccATCTCATAACATGGAAATGGTCAAtctgaaatacagtatatatggtcAGGAGTCCACTTCACCTGCGGCACAAGCACCGTTTAATCTTTCGTTATttcaattgtatttttattaatgatgTAAATGTTCGTCTTTGCCAACAGGAGGTGTGGAGCCGACCGCGTCTGCGGCACAGTCACAGAAAGCTGCGCTGCTCCAAGTGTCCTCCAGGCTGGGGGGTGTACCGGAAGTGCACGGAGCTCACGGACACCGCGTGCACCCCCTGCGAGCCGGGGTCGTACTCGCCGCACCACTCGTACCACACGCCCTGCTGGGTCTGCTCGCGCTGTGGGCCCGGGCTGTTCGAGGCGCACCCCTGCCACCCCGCCGGCGACACCGTCTGCGACGACTGCAACCGCAGCGGAGTCGTCCCCAACAGCGACTTCCTGTTCAAGTGCCGGCAGAACGTCACCGAGGATGACTTTATCCGTGGCAAAGTGAGGTGGACGCAAGCAGCTAACCGTCTGTAGCTCTCCACACTGTGTTCCTCAAACTTTCCAAAGAAAGATGAGACTTGCCTGGTTCTAAAgtgttcattattttatatttccgcttcaaaaaataaatataagaagcGAGATAGATAAGGATGTGACTTAAGCGAGAGTGCTGCGCTgtgtaaataagaaaatgaactgtAGGTCTAACTACTGTAGTAGGCGACAGAGTTGTAAATTCATTATGCGGAATCCACACAAAATCAGGTTACAATTCTATGTAACTCAAACGGAAGAAAACTTATTCATTGTAAAGACATGGATGAATATAACAGGATGCGAAAGTTATTGACTTTCTCGTTTCAAACACTAgatatggatgaatatataataggatgcgaaacttactgagtttcccgtaacacatactagaggcgctgttgtataaattgatcttgctgccacctattggggggaggggcgttattacatctagcagctcaccaagtagcgaaaagagtaattactccatgcatttagcagcgcacctggtgacgaaaatgttaaactgtgcagaaagtattccctcccaacctcatcgatattcaaaagtaaaccaatttaaaataaaacatttacatttttattcctcacagcatcttctattgaaaattcttaccggagccaacaggaagataaaagagacgatctattttacactacccaattaaaatataaccacagacaaaaaataaagcaaaaggttagataattgggattgtattctttgggtatttattgtacagcgcaatggaaaagtctgcaagaactacttagatagttcaatttatttcattagtattactttacaatacattcaacaacactatttttacaacgtccataaacatcactgtttaacatacactgcttatacacacgtaatCACTTAttttcacttattagcaagtttctgtctgccatcttgcctcttcgagcaatatctcgaacggataaatagagaactctgggtaatgtacccaaaaCGTAGTTCTAATGTCcatcacctacgacgttgggtgctgatcatcttatttcagccccccgccgccagatggtgctgaccgcagtttcgcatcttattatatatattcatccatgcactAGAGGCGCTAatatagaaattgatcttgctgccacctgtttttGCTGggataactaattactccatgcagaTAGCAGCACACCAAGTGGTGGAAAGAATAAGTAATTACTTCACGCATCTATCAGCGCAATGAGTGGCGGGAAGTATAATTACATTCCCCTCTTCTGAAACCCCCAaacttaaaataaacaatttaagttTTCATTTCTTCCATCTACGACTGAAAATTCATATTGGAACCAACAGCAAAGTGAGACACTATTTTACACCACCTTCCAATGCAACTTACTAAaacaaaaccaaaaaaaaaaaaagaaagaaagaaaacgaaaggttacataatttaaattgtattcaacccatgttgtattctttgggtatttagtgtacagtgcaTTGGAAAAGTCAGCAAAAACTAATTAATTGAAATGATTATATTACTATGTACTATATTACAACAtattcaacaatactatttaaacaAGGTCCATAAACGTcattgtttaacatacactgcatatATATACAGGTACCACTTGGTGCACAACATTTGTCTCACGTTTTTGTGCAACTTTCTGGTTTTCATCTTGTCTTCTCATCTAACTGTTTAGCCCTAACGGATAAGTGGAAAACTCTGAAGGATCTACCCATCACATAGGTCTAAAGTTCACCAGCTACGACACCTACTGCTGATCTTGTTACTTCGGCCGGGCGAAGGTAGATGGTGTTGATCGCAGTTTCACATCctattatattcatccatggcaaGGCTCTGAATCGAAAACAATTGCAATGGTGGCCTTCTCTTTCAGATTCACTAAACTCTACGTCAATTTCTTTCCGTTTTGTCCGCCAGAGATTTTTGCACCATCTTTCCGCGAAGCAGAGAACTTGGTGAGGCAAGAAAGAGCTGTAACCTTTAATTTTGCCTCATCAGGTTTCTCTCGCGCAACGCAAATAGACAAAGAAGTTTATTGCATTCTGAAAAGCATCAGATATCGGCTAGGTTCTAACTTGCTAAATTTGCACCCAATGGCAAGTATAGTTACCACAAAACCACCGAGTACGAAGTATTCATTATAAGATGAAATAATAAGCTTCGTCAATGGAACAGGTAAGCTGAAGTCGCCGCCACTAGATACAGTGtgcttatgtaatgtaaattatgtaagtctgtTAACAGTAATAAACAGCCGCAAGAAAATAGTCTTCCTGAACAATTTATTTCTATATGATATTAGctacaaaattaagataaaactGCTACCTtactgaaaaaatataattttgttcgtcATTGAAACTATGACGACGGCTCTTTCACTAAGCTGCAACCTATTAGTTTGACGTTCTCGCCATCACGTTTTGGTCAAAATAAGATCAAAACGTGAAGTAGTAAGCTGTTTTGTCCCGTCAGAGGTCTCTGCGAAATTGCTATACGTTGTTCTGTAGAGACATGCAATCTCAACGAGACGTTGGCTCGTAGAAATATCTGGAGGAATGAGAAACAACTGACCGGTTATTTTGGCTGAAGCCCCCTCAACTAGGGTACGTTCTTACATAATAATGCGAAAACGACCAAGTTTCTTCAGATTAAGTTTGCTTTTCGAGTAGGGTATTTATTAGTTCAAGGCCAGATTAGATTAAGCTTTTCTCGTAAAATATGATAATGAGTATTACAATCAATGAAACTAGAAATATTAAACCGAAAATTCTAAGACCTTATCCAGGCATCGGTGTGGCACAGCGTTACCAACGCCCACAAAATGAATTCGAGCACTGAacttgttgtaattttatcaaagTTCTCGTGAAAAATTAATATgccattaaattttaagaaaattagcaGAAGTCAATGTGTTTCGGCTGTGAACTGTAGTGCTaaataactgattttaaaatgtgaattatCGCCATCccattaaagattggaaataactACCTCATGGTAGCATAAGAATTATt
Proteins encoded:
- the LOC138697649 gene encoding tumor necrosis factor receptor superfamily member 14-like, with protein sequence MSPMFRGIVRWGPIVLLIVICCLLLQEVWSRPRLRHSHRKLRCSKCPPGWGVYRKCTELTDTACTPCEPGSYSPHHSYHTPCWVCSRCGPGLFEAHPCHPAGDTVCDDCNRSGVVPNSDFLFKCRQNVTEDDFIRGKVRWTQAANRL